The segment CGACGTTCGACAGGGTTTTATGCCAGCCGGTGTCGTTGTCGATTTTGGCGCGCAGGCCCAGCGCGCGGGCGGTGGCGTAAGCCGTATCTGACGCGCTGGTTGTGGTGTTCCAGGCGAGGAAATCCGGCCAGATAACCATGATTTCACGCTGGCTGAAGTTCTGACGATAGAGGCGGGCCTCGGAAATGGTTTTGCAGTCCCACGCCGACACGTAAGCGAAGGCGCGCAGCTGCTGCGCGATGCTGGCAAGCGCGGTGGAGACTTCCAGCGTGTCGAGGCCCGGCACGCCGAGAATGCGCGGCTTGACGTCGAGTTCGGTCTGCGCAGCCAGCAGCGCTTTCATGCCGGTGTACTGGCCGTTTGCGTCGGTGCCGCCGATGATGTTGGACGTGGTTTCGGCTTCGTCGTCGCCTTCAGCCACGCGCACCACGACGGTGACGGGTTTCGACTGGTCGGCAATCGCCTGTAACGCCGCCGCCAGCGTGCCTTTGACGCCCGCCTTGCCGACTGCGCCCTGCACGTTGGTAATGAGTACCGGCTTATTCAGCGGGAAGGTAGCCGCATCCGCATCGTCGGCTGTACAGACCATGCCGACGATTGCGGTGGATACGGTGGAGATGGTGCGCGTGCCGTCGTTCACTTCGACGACGCGGACACCGTGATGATAATCTGCCATCTGTTGCACTCCTGGTTAAAGGTGTGCTCAGGGTGGCAGCTCAGGCAGAGTGGTGCATGTGATAGAAGTTTGCTGATCGCTCAGCGGGCAGTTACTCTTGAGCTGTAACTCTGATAACCCGTGGCACTACAGGCAACCCGTTGAAAATGAGGGAACGATGATGATTGCAGGAACCGCAACGAAAGAGCCGGGCAGATATTACACCTTCCAGTCGCCGCTACCGGCTGATGTCTTTTTTGAACTCCGCCCCCGGACGTTGCCACACAATGCGCAACCCGTGCTGGATGAAACCAGCGGCATGTGTATCGGCTACTCAGTCGCCCAGGCACCGGGGCTGTGGCAGATTTACGATACACAGGGCCATTTTCTGCGCCTGGAAGAGGCACCGCTTGAAACACCACTGATAGATCCAACCGATATTGCGCTTATCGCTTTTGGTGTCTTCCGTATTTTTCGTGCGGGTCGCGCATTGTTTGAAGCCGGTACGCGCACGGCTGTCAGCGCGAAACTCAGCCAGGCGACAATTATGTTTCTGCGCGCCCGGTTAAAAACCGGGTTATCTGCCCGTAATCTCAAAATGACTGAAACAGCCGCCCGGCATATGTACGAACCGGGGCGCTATGTTCCCTTACATATTCAGGAAAAAGCCATCCGTTACGGCAGGCGTATGGCTGATCCCCGTAACGGGGAAGGGATGTTCCGCTATGAAACTGAGATGTATAAACTGAATCGCAAGAGAAACGTCACCGAGTATAAGAAGTACACTCTTGAGGTTGTGGTGCGGGAGTCAGACTGGACGATTACCCATTTTAAATACTTTGATTAACCGGCAGGAAAGTACGCATGTTTGATATCAGAAATGAAGAATTCGTTTTCGCGGTCTCTCCCTTTGAGCGAGTCGTGGATGACGAAGCCGATCCGGTTAATCACCTCTGGGACTGGATTAAGTCCTTCGTGGAGTTTTCCGTCAGCGGAGTGAAGGTCCAGTTTCAAACCGAATTTACTGTTGGTGAGCTTAAAGTTCTGCGTGAACACTTTGCTGCATATTATGAAGCGGTAAAGGTTCAGCGGGAGATTGAACCTTTCAATTTTCGTAGCGACCTCAACCAGTTGAATATGTTGCTAAGGAAAGTGAAGGGTGATGACATTGTGATGATTGAATATGTACTACGCCCGGAAGCTCATGCCGATAGTGTTCAGGTAAAAGGTGAACTCGGCATTAATGAAAGCTATTTCCCGGAAATCCTTAAGCGGCTGGATGAAATGATTGCCTGGCCGGA is part of the Pantoea phytobeneficialis genome and harbors:
- a CDS encoding phage tail sheath protein → MADYHHGVRVVEVNDGTRTISTVSTAIVGMVCTADDADAATFPLNKPVLITNVQGAVGKAGVKGTLAAALQAIADQSKPVTVVVRVAEGDDEAETTSNIIGGTDANGQYTGMKALLAAQTELDVKPRILGVPGLDTLEVSTALASIAQQLRAFAYVSAWDCKTISEARLYRQNFSQREIMVIWPDFLAWNTTTSASDTAYATARALGLRAKIDNDTGWHKTLSNVGVNGVTGISASVFWDLQQTGTDADLLNEADVTTLIRKDGFRFWGNRTCSDDPLFQFENYTRTAQVLADTIAEAHMWAVDKPLTPVLVREIIAGINAKFREMTSAGYLLGASAWYDESANDKDSLKAGKLFIDYDYTPVPPLEDLTFRQRITDTYLATFAASVNS
- a CDS encoding WapI family immunity protein — translated: MFDIRNEEFVFAVSPFERVVDDEADPVNHLWDWIKSFVEFSVSGVKVQFQTEFTVGELKVLREHFAAYYEAVKVQREIEPFNFRSDLNQLNMLLRKVKGDDIVMIEYVLRPEAHADSVQVKGELGINESYFPEILKRLDEMIAWPE